Proteins encoded in a region of the Streptomyces sp. PCS3-D2 genome:
- a CDS encoding type III polyketide synthase — translation MTRVLAVRSVFPPHRHSQAEITEALVRFQPPGADTALLRRVHASVRVESRHLALPLERYGPANDFGTTNALFLETAREIGSRALELTLADAGLTAPEIDLVMSTTVTGLATPSLEARLAAPAGLRPDVRRLPLFGLGCAAGAAGVGHLHELLAGRPGHAALLLSTELCSLTLQATDSSMANLVAGALFGDGAAALVAVGRGHPLHATGTGPEVVATRSRLYPGTEHALGWDIGHWGMRMVLGRELPDLARLHVAEEVESFLAAHDLKPADVDAWICHPGGPKILDALSDALALPEAAFAASRRSLAAVGNLSSASVLHILEGVHRDGPPPGSVGLMLGIGPGFASELVLLRW, via the coding sequence ATGACACGTGTTCTGGCAGTGCGCAGCGTGTTCCCGCCCCACCGCCATTCCCAGGCCGAGATCACGGAGGCGCTCGTCCGGTTCCAGCCGCCCGGCGCCGACACCGCCCTGCTGCGCCGGGTCCACGCCTCGGTGCGCGTGGAGAGCCGTCATCTCGCCCTCCCGCTGGAGCGCTACGGGCCCGCCAACGACTTCGGCACGACGAACGCCCTCTTCCTGGAGACGGCCCGGGAAATCGGATCACGGGCGCTGGAACTGACCCTCGCCGACGCCGGTCTGACGGCCCCCGAGATCGATCTGGTCATGTCGACCACCGTGACCGGGCTCGCCACCCCCTCGCTGGAAGCCCGCCTGGCCGCACCCGCCGGGCTGCGACCCGACGTACGGCGGCTGCCGCTCTTCGGCCTCGGCTGTGCCGCCGGGGCAGCCGGAGTGGGCCATCTGCACGAGCTCCTCGCCGGCCGGCCGGGTCACGCGGCCCTGCTGCTGTCCACCGAGCTGTGTTCGCTCACCCTCCAAGCCACCGACTCCTCGATGGCGAACCTGGTGGCCGGGGCCCTCTTCGGCGACGGTGCGGCCGCCCTGGTCGCGGTGGGCCGCGGCCATCCGCTGCACGCGACAGGCACCGGCCCCGAGGTCGTCGCCACCCGCAGCCGCCTCTACCCGGGCACCGAGCACGCCCTGGGCTGGGACATCGGCCACTGGGGCATGCGCATGGTCCTCGGCCGCGAGCTCCCCGATCTGGCCCGGCTGCACGTGGCCGAGGAGGTGGAGAGCTTCCTCGCCGCGCACGACCTCAAGCCCGCGGACGTCGACGCGTGGATCTGCCATCCCGGCGGCCCGAAGATCCTCGACGCCCTCTCGGACGCACTGGCCCTGCCGGAGGCGGCCTTCGCGGCGAGCCGGCGGTCACTGGCCGCCGTGGGCAACCTCTCGTCCGCCTCGGTCCTGCACATCCTGGAAGGCGTCCACCGCGACGGACCGCCGCCCGGATCCGTCGGGCTGATGCTCGGCATCGGCCCCGGCTTCGCCTCCGAACTCGTCCTCCTGCGCTGGTGA
- a CDS encoding FAD-dependent monooxygenase: MAHTNTTDVLVVGAGPVGLTAAAELRRRGVACRIVDRLPARLPYAKAVGIQPRTLEIWDRMGMVRAVLDAAVPLRGQLTYVNGVEQPRIDLVLPPEVPYRFAALPQYETERILEEHLARWGTAVERGTELVSFRQDADGVTSRLRTRSGAEEELRTRYLVGCDGAHSVVRKGLGLSFEGGAFPEEYMLADVEADGDLPYGYSLRAMHLDAAGAVDDVLVCIPLPGRSRYRMSMQVPPELSTAEQAADGVAHGLQNGPAPQLADIQTVLDRLSPTPATASHMRWSSVFRISHRIVDRYGHGRVLIAGDAAHIHPPTGAQGMNTGIQDAWNLAWKLALAVDGAAHPGLLPSYDAERRPVGEEVVGRTVRHASARGVQSDPEDARTLILREAQLLVGYRGSPVTDPPGEGPGPRPGDRAPDCGGLTSPIAAVPLRLADLFRGREHVLLLHGTGLDELALTAREYSGGRVETCVVLPADTPPDAPAGPGALPAYHDTGGEFARIYASRPPTALLVRPDGYLGARLSPPTPGRLAAHLATVFAPGVRG; encoded by the coding sequence GTGGCGCACACCAACACGACGGACGTACTGGTCGTCGGCGCGGGTCCGGTGGGCCTGACCGCCGCCGCCGAGCTGCGCCGCAGGGGCGTCGCCTGCCGGATCGTCGACAGGCTCCCCGCCCGGCTGCCCTATGCGAAGGCCGTGGGCATCCAGCCGCGCACCCTGGAGATCTGGGACCGGATGGGGATGGTCCGCGCCGTTCTGGACGCGGCCGTCCCGCTGCGCGGCCAGCTCACGTACGTCAACGGCGTCGAGCAGCCCCGCATCGACCTCGTCCTGCCGCCCGAAGTGCCCTACCGCTTCGCGGCGCTGCCGCAGTACGAGACCGAGCGCATCCTCGAAGAGCACCTGGCCCGCTGGGGAACCGCCGTCGAACGCGGCACCGAACTGGTCTCGTTCCGCCAGGACGCGGACGGCGTCACCAGCCGGCTGCGCACCCGCTCGGGCGCCGAGGAAGAACTGCGCACCCGCTACCTGGTGGGCTGCGACGGCGCCCACAGCGTCGTGCGCAAGGGACTCGGGCTGTCCTTCGAGGGCGGCGCCTTCCCCGAGGAGTACATGCTCGCCGACGTCGAGGCCGACGGGGACCTGCCGTACGGGTACTCCCTGCGCGCCATGCACCTGGACGCCGCCGGCGCCGTGGACGACGTACTCGTGTGCATCCCGCTGCCGGGCCGCTCCCGTTACCGGATGTCCATGCAGGTACCGCCCGAACTGTCCACGGCCGAACAGGCCGCCGACGGTGTCGCCCACGGCCTCCAGAACGGCCCGGCTCCACAACTGGCCGACATCCAGACCGTCCTGGACCGGCTCTCGCCGACCCCCGCCACCGCCTCGCACATGCGCTGGTCCTCGGTCTTCCGGATCAGCCACCGGATCGTGGACCGGTACGGGCACGGCCGCGTCCTCATCGCCGGCGACGCCGCGCACATCCACCCGCCGACCGGCGCCCAGGGCATGAACACCGGAATCCAGGACGCCTGGAACCTGGCATGGAAGCTCGCCCTGGCCGTCGACGGCGCCGCCCACCCCGGCCTCCTGCCCAGCTACGACGCCGAACGCCGCCCCGTCGGCGAGGAGGTCGTGGGCCGCACGGTGCGCCATGCCTCCGCCCGAGGAGTCCAGTCCGACCCCGAGGACGCCCGCACCCTGATCCTGCGCGAGGCCCAACTGCTCGTCGGCTACCGCGGAAGCCCCGTCACCGACCCCCCGGGAGAGGGCCCCGGACCCCGTCCCGGCGACCGGGCCCCGGACTGCGGCGGCCTCACCTCGCCGATCGCGGCCGTCCCGCTGCGCCTCGCCGACCTGTTCCGCGGGCGCGAACACGTCCTCCTGCTCCACGGTACCGGCCTCGACGAACTCGCCCTGACGGCGCGGGAGTACTCCGGCGGCCGGGTCGAGACGTGCGTCGTCCTGCCGGCCGACACCCCGCCCGACGCCCCGGCGGGCCCGGGTGCCCTGCCCGCGTACCACGACACCGGCGGCGAGTTCGCCCGCATCTACGCCTCCCGGCCGCCGACCGCGCTCCTCGTGCGCCCGGACGGATACCTCGGCGCCCGGCTCTCCCCGCCGACCCCGGGGCGACTGGCCGCACATCTCGCGACCGTGTTCGCCCCGGGCGTCCGTGGCTGA
- a CDS encoding S8 family peptidase, with amino-acid sequence MRLLVRLTVAALIAAAPARAGAAAADVPEPVPAPLLLPAAAVPGAFIVSLDDDVDAGALAHRLGLEPTFVYESAMNGFAVPLTPGQLDDVRTTPGVRSVEADAEISAPPTPPGPAAPSTARAPAPTWGLDRIDQRTLPLDGHFTTGGDGAGVTAYVLDTGIDYSHPEFEGRAEPGFDAVGDGGGGQDCEGHGTHVAGTIGGRTYGVARSVRLVSVRVLGCDGRGDHSAVIAGLDWVAANARQPAVLNVSLGGGRSEAVNRAATAVAEAGTLPVVAAGNAAADACTVSPASAERVVTVAASSRRDEQSRFSNRGECVEIHAPGEQIDSALLGGGTIALDGTSMAAPHVTGAGALYKAAHPAAAPQEVAGWLVEKATEDVLTGTDAGSPGRLLFTDGM; translated from the coding sequence ATGCGCCTGCTCGTCCGCCTGACCGTCGCCGCCCTGATCGCGGCTGCCCCCGCACGCGCCGGCGCCGCGGCCGCGGACGTTCCGGAACCCGTGCCGGCTCCGCTCCTGCTGCCCGCCGCCGCGGTTCCCGGCGCGTTCATCGTCAGCCTCGACGACGACGTGGACGCCGGCGCCCTCGCACACCGGCTCGGACTGGAGCCCACCTTCGTCTACGAATCGGCGATGAACGGCTTCGCGGTGCCGCTGACCCCCGGCCAGCTGGACGACGTCCGCACCACCCCCGGGGTGCGCTCGGTGGAGGCCGACGCGGAGATCTCGGCCCCACCGACGCCGCCCGGCCCGGCCGCACCGTCCACCGCCCGGGCCCCTGCACCGACATGGGGCCTGGACCGCATCGACCAGCGGACCCTCCCGCTCGACGGTCACTTCACCACCGGCGGCGACGGCGCCGGCGTGACGGCCTACGTCCTCGACACCGGCATCGACTACTCCCACCCCGAGTTCGAGGGCCGGGCCGAGCCCGGTTTCGACGCCGTCGGGGACGGCGGTGGCGGCCAGGACTGCGAAGGCCACGGCACCCACGTCGCGGGCACCATCGGCGGCCGGACGTACGGCGTCGCACGCTCCGTGCGCCTGGTCAGCGTCCGCGTACTCGGCTGCGACGGCCGGGGCGACCACTCGGCGGTCATCGCCGGACTGGACTGGGTGGCGGCGAACGCCCGGCAGCCCGCTGTACTCAACGTCTCCCTGGGCGGTGGCCGCTCCGAGGCCGTCAACCGGGCCGCCACCGCCGTGGCCGAGGCCGGCACCCTCCCGGTCGTCGCCGCCGGGAATGCGGCGGCCGACGCCTGCACGGTCTCCCCGGCCTCGGCGGAGCGGGTGGTGACCGTGGCCGCCAGCAGCCGGCGCGACGAGCAGTCCCGCTTCTCCAACCGTGGCGAGTGCGTGGAGATCCACGCCCCCGGCGAGCAGATCGATTCCGCACTGCTCGGCGGCGGCACCATCGCCCTCGACGGCACGTCCATGGCCGCCCCGCACGTCACCGGAGCGGGCGCCCTCTACAAGGCGGCCCATCCGGCGGCCGCCCCGCAGGAGGTCGCCGGGTGGCTCGTGGAGAAGGCCACCGAGGACGTCCTGACCGGCACCGACGCAGGCAGCCCCGGCCGACTGCTGTTCACGGACGGCATGTGA
- a CDS encoding MarR family winged helix-turn-helix transcriptional regulator — translation MTEQPTSIGSDQDFLRLDGQICFALNAASRAFGGLYRVVLKDLGLTYPQYLVMLVLWEHGQLPVKEIGQHLRLDSGTLSPLLKRLEAAGLVRRERSTEDERSVRAHLTEEGAALRSRAAEVPRRIAAATGFELAEVADLQDRLGRLTAALDAAVPLAEVQEAAQGPREA, via the coding sequence ATGACCGAGCAACCCACCTCCATCGGCTCCGACCAGGACTTTCTGCGCCTCGACGGGCAGATCTGCTTCGCGCTGAACGCCGCGAGCCGCGCCTTCGGAGGCCTCTACCGCGTGGTCCTCAAGGACCTGGGGCTCACCTACCCGCAGTACCTGGTGATGCTGGTGCTCTGGGAGCACGGCCAGCTGCCGGTCAAGGAGATCGGACAGCACCTGCGGCTGGACTCGGGCACCCTGTCCCCCTTGCTCAAGCGGCTGGAAGCGGCCGGGCTGGTACGCCGCGAGCGCAGCACCGAGGACGAGCGCTCCGTCCGCGCCCACCTGACCGAGGAAGGTGCGGCGCTGCGCTCCCGCGCGGCGGAGGTGCCCCGGCGGATCGCGGCGGCCACCGGTTTCGAGCTCGCCGAGGTGGCCGATCTCCAGGACCGCCTGGGTCGGCTCACCGCCGCGCTGGACGCCGCCGTGCCCCTGGCGGAGGTGCAGGAGGCGGCCCAGGGTCCACGGGAGGCGTAG
- a CDS encoding DUF6204 family protein translates to MSTRTFRITVRGAFDGLTDDQRAELLAAASEHDMLRAEFTAEGHLTYDLAARPFFTFRFLDSGEAEEDILDAAARAELAAEAWLTERGYGFKQLRSQAQDLSLAPLGKRGRREAARAGARD, encoded by the coding sequence ATGAGTACCCGTACTTTCCGTATCACCGTCCGCGGCGCGTTCGACGGACTGACCGACGATCAACGGGCCGAACTGCTCGCCGCCGCGTCCGAGCACGACATGCTGCGCGCGGAGTTCACGGCCGAGGGGCATCTGACGTACGACCTTGCGGCGCGCCCCTTCTTCACCTTTCGTTTCCTGGACTCGGGGGAGGCGGAGGAGGACATCCTTGACGCGGCGGCCCGGGCGGAGCTGGCGGCAGAGGCCTGGCTGACGGAGCGCGGCTACGGTTTCAAGCAGCTGCGGTCACAGGCGCAGGACCTGTCGCTGGCCCCGCTGGGCAAGCGGGGGCGCCGGGAGGCCGCGCGCGCCGGGGCGCGGGACTGA
- a CDS encoding organic hydroperoxide resistance protein, producing the protein MDALYTAVATANGREGRAVSSDGQIDLALAMPPALGGNGQGTNPEQLFAAGYAACFASALGLVGRQAKVDTSEASVTAEVSILKDGAGFGLAATLRVELPDSLAGETGALLVKQAHEVCPYSRATRGNIEVDLVIE; encoded by the coding sequence ATGGACGCGCTCTACACCGCTGTCGCCACCGCCAACGGCCGCGAGGGCCGCGCCGTCAGCTCCGACGGCCAGATCGACCTCGCCCTGGCCATGCCCCCGGCGCTGGGCGGCAACGGACAGGGCACTAACCCCGAGCAGCTCTTCGCCGCCGGCTACGCCGCCTGCTTCGCCAGCGCGCTCGGCCTGGTCGGCCGCCAGGCCAAGGTCGACACCAGCGAGGCCTCGGTCACCGCGGAGGTCTCGATCCTCAAGGACGGCGCCGGCTTCGGCCTCGCCGCCACCCTGCGCGTCGAACTCCCGGACTCCCTCGCCGGTGAGACCGGCGCCCTGCTGGTCAAGCAGGCCCACGAGGTCTGCCCCTACTCCCGTGCCACCCGCGGCAACATCGAGGTCGACCTCGTCATCGAGTGA
- a CDS encoding UbiA family prenyltransferase, producing MPVRTAQSAQRPERPENAEGPGAVGAARALAALAAASHPLPAAAVTLFTAVLAVAAGHGPAGAALAAGAVAAGQLSVGWCNDRADLRRDLVSGRRDKPLVAGRVSAAAVARAAVVALLLCVPLSLAAGGLAGAVHLVGVAAAWGYNLRLKATAASWAPYALAFGLLPAFVTLGLPGGPWPPPWLMAAAALLGAGAHFANVLPDIDDDLATGVLGLPQRLGARRSATVAGLLVLGSTAALVAGPPGQVTAYGWALLGSTAAALLLASRRPAGKLPFLTVMAVAAADVVLLVAELRP from the coding sequence GTGCCCGTGCGAACCGCGCAGAGTGCCCAGCGTCCCGAGCGCCCCGAGAATGCCGAGGGCCCCGGCGCGGTCGGCGCCGCCCGCGCCCTGGCCGCCCTGGCTGCGGCCTCCCACCCGCTGCCCGCGGCGGCCGTCACGCTCTTCACCGCTGTGCTGGCCGTCGCGGCGGGGCACGGGCCGGCGGGGGCCGCCCTCGCGGCGGGGGCCGTGGCTGCCGGCCAGCTGTCGGTCGGCTGGTGCAACGACCGGGCCGACCTGCGGCGCGACCTGGTCTCGGGCCGGAGGGACAAGCCCCTGGTCGCCGGTAGGGTGTCGGCCGCCGCCGTGGCGCGGGCGGCGGTCGTCGCGCTCCTGCTCTGTGTGCCGCTGTCCCTGGCGGCCGGCGGGCTCGCCGGCGCGGTGCACCTGGTCGGCGTGGCGGCCGCCTGGGGATACAACCTCCGGCTGAAGGCCACGGCCGCCTCCTGGGCCCCGTACGCCCTGGCCTTCGGCCTGCTGCCGGCCTTCGTCACCCTGGGGCTGCCCGGTGGGCCCTGGCCGCCGCCGTGGCTGATGGCGGCGGCGGCCCTGCTCGGGGCGGGCGCCCACTTCGCCAACGTGCTGCCCGACATCGACGACGACCTGGCCACCGGGGTGCTCGGGCTGCCGCAGCGGCTGGGCGCCCGGCGCTCGGCCACGGTGGCCGGGCTGCTCGTCCTGGGCTCGACCGCGGCGCTGGTCGCCGGACCGCCGGGGCAGGTGACGGCGTACGGCTGGGCACTACTGGGCTCGACCGCGGCGGCACTGCTGCTGGCGTCCCGCAGGCCCGCGGGGAAGCTCCCGTTCCTGACGGTGATGGCGGTGGCCGCGGCCGACGTGGTCCTGTTGGTCGCCGAGCTCCGCCCGTGA
- a CDS encoding D-alanyl-D-alanine carboxypeptidase family protein: MKAVAVTDGSSDDPKDTGTTVAGAEPGKAGSPSADTNAEAEDTAADASRPATGSDDEPEDTAETEADQESAQTPSTARKESRAEAGAGKAPDAASADDEPAADTPADTDARDDGPSAAAPDAEPAAEAPAGPDTDADADADADADSGARTEDPRADAPGDDTDADTDAEPAADAGDSRTQILRLPRATAEDRKARSKPESEAEVEVEVEVEVEVEADADDSRTQTLRAPGAAAPDRKAGETPGTAGAGVGEKASAAGTAPKVPSWAAVRDKAAREEAARAGESDPVSDSDPDSDAVSDPERTSRFVALKDPDAPAPVAARPLPQAPAQPAAPGPLPPLDLLAELTNTPPPPETPRRTVLRRVKVWTPILLLLAGACIGGQMLRPLPAPRLVAAETEHTVDGQFSMPWPGQGQGAVRVVGSGDIGTFGEQRPVPTASVAKIMTAYVILKGHPLRKNEAGPDITVDAKAVADGNSEHESRIRGLTAGSRFSQQDMLKMLMIPSGNNIARLLARWDTGTDSEAAFVEKMNAAARELGMKDTTYTDPSGLDAGTVSTAADQLRLAEAVMKDDAFRAIVALPEASIKGLGEKLVNNNHLLTDSNLSIRGIKTGSSTPAGGTFVWAAYKTVGEETELIVGSLMEQRAPAPDVDALNSLALVKTNSKKIIEAVRTALASGPLVRKGDVVGYVDDGLGGRTPLVAVKDLNVTSVPGQRFRLSLDAGSSALPRTAKSGTEVGVLTAGEGEGAKSVPVAVKGALAEPSFGTRLTRLG; this comes from the coding sequence ATGAAGGCGGTAGCAGTGACGGACGGTTCCTCGGACGACCCGAAGGACACGGGAACCACCGTCGCGGGGGCGGAACCCGGGAAGGCGGGGTCCCCTTCGGCGGACACGAACGCGGAGGCCGAAGACACCGCGGCGGACGCATCGCGGCCCGCGACGGGGTCGGACGACGAGCCGGAGGACACGGCCGAAACCGAAGCGGACCAGGAGTCCGCGCAGACCCCTTCGACGGCACGGAAGGAAAGCCGGGCGGAGGCCGGCGCGGGGAAGGCGCCGGACGCCGCCTCGGCGGACGACGAGCCCGCGGCCGACACACCGGCCGACACCGATGCCCGGGACGACGGGCCCAGCGCCGCCGCCCCGGACGCCGAGCCCGCGGCCGAGGCACCGGCCGGCCCCGACACCGACGCCGACGCTGACGCTGACGCTGACGCCGACAGCGGTGCCCGAACCGAAGACCCCCGGGCCGACGCCCCCGGCGACGACACCGATGCCGACACCGACGCCGAACCGGCAGCGGACGCCGGGGACTCGCGCACGCAGATCCTCCGCCTCCCCCGCGCCACCGCCGAGGACCGCAAGGCGCGGAGCAAGCCTGAATCTGAGGCCGAGGTCGAGGTCGAGGTCGAGGTCGAGGTCGAGGTCGAGGCCGACGCCGACGACTCGCGCACGCAGACCCTGCGCGCGCCGGGCGCCGCCGCTCCGGACCGCAAGGCTGGGGAGACGCCCGGCACCGCAGGCGCCGGTGTGGGCGAGAAGGCGTCCGCCGCCGGAACCGCGCCGAAGGTGCCGTCCTGGGCGGCAGTGCGTGACAAGGCGGCACGTGAAGAGGCGGCGCGTGCAGGGGAATCCGATCCGGTGTCGGACTCCGATCCGGACTCGGATGCGGTTTCCGACCCGGAGCGGACGAGCCGGTTCGTCGCGCTGAAGGATCCCGACGCGCCGGCGCCCGTCGCGGCGCGCCCCCTGCCTCAGGCGCCCGCGCAGCCGGCCGCGCCGGGCCCCCTGCCGCCGCTGGACCTGCTGGCCGAGCTCACCAACACCCCTCCCCCGCCGGAGACCCCTCGCCGGACCGTGCTGCGCCGCGTCAAGGTGTGGACGCCGATTCTGCTGTTGCTCGCCGGTGCCTGCATCGGCGGCCAGATGCTGCGGCCCCTTCCCGCCCCCCGGCTCGTCGCCGCGGAGACCGAGCACACCGTCGACGGGCAGTTCTCCATGCCGTGGCCCGGCCAGGGCCAGGGAGCCGTCCGCGTCGTCGGTTCCGGCGACATCGGCACCTTCGGTGAGCAGCGGCCCGTACCGACGGCCAGCGTCGCCAAGATCATGACGGCCTACGTGATCCTCAAGGGCCATCCGCTGCGCAAGAACGAGGCCGGCCCGGACATCACCGTCGATGCGAAGGCGGTGGCGGACGGAAATTCCGAGCACGAGTCCCGGATCAGGGGTCTCACCGCCGGGTCGAGGTTCAGCCAGCAGGACATGCTGAAGATGCTGATGATCCCCTCGGGCAACAACATCGCCCGCCTGCTGGCGCGCTGGGACACGGGCACCGATTCCGAGGCCGCGTTCGTGGAGAAGATGAACGCCGCCGCCCGGGAACTCGGCATGAAGGACACCACGTACACCGACCCGAGCGGTCTGGACGCGGGCACCGTCAGCACGGCCGCCGACCAGCTGAGACTCGCCGAGGCGGTGATGAAGGACGACGCCTTCCGGGCGATCGTCGCCCTGCCGGAGGCCTCCATCAAGGGCCTGGGCGAGAAGCTCGTCAACAACAACCACCTGCTCACCGACTCCAACCTCAGCATCCGCGGGATCAAGACCGGCTCCAGCACACCCGCCGGCGGCACCTTCGTGTGGGCGGCCTACAAGACGGTCGGCGAGGAGACCGAGCTGATCGTCGGTTCGTTGATGGAACAGCGCGCGCCCGCCCCGGACGTGGACGCCCTCAACAGCCTGGCCCTGGTGAAGACGAACAGCAAGAAGATCATCGAAGCGGTACGGACGGCCCTCGCCTCCGGCCCGCTCGTCCGCAAGGGCGACGTCGTCGGCTACGTGGACGACGGACTCGGCGGCCGTACTCCGCTCGTGGCAGTCAAGGACCTGAACGTGACCAGCGTGCCCGGGCAGCGGTTCAGGCTGTCCCTCGACGCCGGCTCCTCAGCGCTCCCGCGCACGGCGAAGTCCGGGACGGAGGTCGGTGTGCTGACGGCGGGTGAGGGTGAGGGCGCCAAGAGCGTCCCGGTGGCCGTCAAGGGAGCTCTTGCGGAGCCCTCGTTCGGGACGAGGCTCACGCGTCTCGGCTGA
- a CDS encoding VWA domain-containing protein, which translates to MITRKRLAARACALFAALAVGLFPASATAADGPAAKEPPKVDLVLDVSGSMRTNDIDGGSRMAAAKQAFNEVIDAVPAEVQLGIRTLGADYAGDDRTLGCKDTKQLYKVGPLDRTEAKTAVATLAPTGWTPIGPALLGAAQDLEGGNATKRIVLITDGEDTCAPLDPCEVARDIAAKGIHLVIDTLGLVPDAKTRAQLTCIAEATGGTYTSVQHKADLSGRVRQLVDRAADPVVNPVATEGAKQCASAPQLKAGLYSDRETFGEHRWYRVDVLPGQELRASVSIGADRAVNNDYGVLLRATTVHGREIVRGSEAGDGRTDVLSTGLRYPKAETDDTGSDAKPAAETVCLQVSNSFSAPASVKTTPGMPVELTIDLVDGPRDASDAAAFGLGRGWWTLAVLVLAGLLAGLVWGWISRWRISVWRTN; encoded by the coding sequence ATGATCACAAGAAAACGGCTCGCGGCCAGGGCCTGCGCCCTGTTCGCCGCTCTGGCCGTCGGGCTCTTCCCGGCGAGCGCCACGGCCGCCGACGGACCGGCGGCGAAGGAACCCCCCAAGGTCGACCTCGTCCTGGACGTCAGTGGCTCCATGCGGACCAACGACATCGACGGCGGGTCCCGCATGGCCGCCGCGAAGCAGGCTTTCAACGAGGTCATCGACGCCGTCCCCGCGGAAGTCCAGCTCGGGATACGGACCCTGGGCGCCGACTACGCGGGTGACGACCGCACGCTCGGCTGCAAGGACACCAAGCAGCTCTACAAGGTGGGCCCCCTCGACCGGACCGAGGCCAAGACCGCCGTGGCGACCCTCGCCCCGACCGGCTGGACCCCGATCGGGCCGGCCCTGCTCGGCGCGGCCCAGGACCTGGAGGGAGGCAACGCCACCAAGCGGATCGTGCTCATCACCGACGGCGAGGACACCTGTGCCCCGCTCGACCCGTGCGAAGTGGCCCGCGACATCGCGGCCAAGGGCATCCACCTGGTCATCGACACCCTCGGCCTGGTTCCCGACGCCAAGACCCGGGCCCAGCTGACCTGCATCGCCGAAGCCACCGGCGGTACCTACACCTCCGTCCAGCACAAGGCGGACCTCTCCGGCCGGGTCCGCCAACTCGTTGACCGGGCCGCCGACCCGGTCGTCAACCCGGTGGCGACCGAGGGCGCGAAGCAGTGCGCGAGTGCCCCGCAGCTCAAGGCCGGTCTCTACAGCGACCGCGAGACCTTCGGCGAGCACCGCTGGTACCGGGTGGACGTGCTGCCCGGCCAGGAACTGCGCGCCTCGGTGAGCATCGGAGCCGACAGGGCGGTCAACAACGACTACGGCGTCCTGCTGCGCGCCACGACCGTCCACGGGCGGGAGATCGTCCGCGGCTCGGAGGCCGGCGACGGCCGCACCGACGTCCTCTCCACCGGCCTGCGCTACCCCAAGGCCGAGACCGACGACACCGGTTCGGACGCGAAGCCCGCGGCCGAAACCGTCTGCCTCCAGGTCAGCAACTCCTTCTCCGCTCCCGCCTCCGTGAAGACCACTCCCGGCATGCCCGTCGAGCTGACCATCGACCTGGTCGACGGCCCGCGTGACGCCTCCGACGCCGCGGCCTTCGGCCTCGGGCGCGGCTGGTGGACGCTGGCCGTGTTGGTGCTGGCCGGACTGTTGGCCGGACTGGTGTGGGGATGGATCTCCCGCTGGCGCATCTCCGTCTGGAGGACCAACTGA
- a CDS encoding PHP domain-containing protein, whose protein sequence is MDPAAALDRIAFLLERAQAPGYRVRAFRTASAVVVRLGPEEVAERAAAGSLEAVKGLGPKTAAVVREALAGGVPAYLRGLEDQAAALPEGPPPSPAAAALRAALRGDCHLHSDWSDGGSPIEAMGRAAADLGHAWAVLTDHSPRLTVARGLSPDRLREQLDAVAALNATWAPFRLLTGIECDILDDGALDQEPELLDRLDLVVGSVHSKLRMDAPAMTRRMLAAVRNPLMDVLGHCTGRLVTGRTRPESRFDAEAVFAACAETGTAVEINSRPERLDPPRRLLRTAVAAGTFFAIDTDAHAPGQLDWQVLGCERAVECGVATERVINTWPAGHLLAWTRTRRAP, encoded by the coding sequence ATGGACCCGGCTGCGGCGCTGGACCGGATCGCGTTCCTGCTGGAACGCGCGCAGGCGCCCGGCTACCGGGTGCGGGCGTTCCGCACCGCGTCCGCGGTGGTCGTGCGCCTGGGGCCCGAGGAGGTGGCGGAGCGGGCCGCCGCCGGCTCCCTGGAGGCGGTCAAGGGACTCGGCCCCAAGACGGCCGCAGTGGTACGGGAGGCACTCGCCGGCGGGGTGCCGGCCTATCTGCGCGGCCTGGAGGACCAGGCCGCGGCGCTTCCGGAGGGCCCCCCGCCGTCACCGGCCGCCGCCGCACTGCGGGCGGCCCTGCGCGGGGACTGCCACCTGCACTCGGACTGGTCGGACGGCGGCAGCCCGATCGAGGCGATGGGCCGGGCGGCTGCCGACCTGGGCCACGCATGGGCCGTGCTGACCGACCACTCGCCGCGACTGACCGTGGCACGCGGCCTCTCCCCCGACCGCCTGCGCGAGCAGCTGGACGCCGTGGCGGCGCTCAACGCCACCTGGGCGCCCTTCCGGCTGCTCACCGGGATCGAGTGCGACATCCTGGACGACGGGGCCCTCGACCAGGAGCCGGAACTGCTGGACCGGCTCGATCTCGTGGTCGGCTCGGTGCACTCGAAACTGCGGATGGACGCGCCCGCGATGACCCGGCGGATGCTGGCCGCCGTGCGCAACCCGCTGATGGACGTCCTGGGGCACTGCACGGGGCGGCTGGTCACCGGCCGGACCCGGCCGGAGTCCCGGTTCGACGCCGAGGCGGTGTTCGCGGCCTGTGCGGAAACGGGCACGGCCGTGGAGATCAACAGCAGGCCCGAGCGGCTGGATCCGCCGCGGCGGCTGCTGCGGACGGCCGTGGCCGCCGGGACCTTCTTCGCCATCGACACCGACGCGCACGCCCCGGGCCAGCTGGACTGGCAGGTCCTCGGCTGCGAACGGGCCGTGGAGTGCGGTGTTGCGACGGAGCGTGTCATCAACACCTGGCCGGCCGGCCACCTCCTGGCCTGGACCCGCACCCGCCGGGCCCCCTGA